From the Vulpes lagopus strain Blue_001 chromosome 15, ASM1834538v1, whole genome shotgun sequence genome, one window contains:
- the PPFIBP2 gene encoding liprin-beta-2 isoform X9 has protein sequence MTEVSELKLKLVGMEKEQREQEEKQRKAESVLNVISELQEQMCRLQLDIHRQIQERLSLGRGDPEEVAAGDGAAQPPPCSQDGACWEGSPELLQELRHLKIKVEELENERNQYEWKLKATKAEVAQLQEQVALKDAEIERLHSQLSRTAALHNDHAEKDQEIQRLKMGMETLLVANEDKDRRIEELTGLLNQYRRVKEMMMATQGPSERTLSSNEEELEGSFRKWSTANKGPEELFKPEMPPRCSSPTMGPPPLPQKSLETRAQKKLSCSLEDLRSESVDKCVNGNQISPVVEPKDSPFLVEHKYPTLPGKLSGATPNGEAARSTPTASQPDPAGSSLLRLNRGRSVSAPVLGDTESGWDDTAVVNDLSSTSSGTDSSPQSPLTPDGKRSPKGIRKFWGKIRRTQSGNFNTDAPGMAEFRRGGLRATAGPRLSRTRDSKGQKSDASAPFAQWSTERVCAWLEDFGLGQYVIFARQWVTSGHTLLSATPQDMEKELGIKQPLHRKKLILAVKAINTKQEEKSALLDHIWVTRWLDDIGLPQYKDQFHESRVDGRMLQYLTVNDLLFLKVTSQLHHLSIKCAIHVLHVNKFNPHCLHRRPADESNLSPSEVVQWSNHRVMEWLRSVDLAEYAPNLRGSGVHGGLIILEPRFTGDTLAMLLNIPPQKTLLRRHLTTKFNALIGPEAEQEKREKMASPAYTPLTTTAKVRPKKLGFSHFGNIRKKKFDESTDYICPMEPSDSTGDSHRIYSGYRGHSPLDAPELDGLDQMAPSEGTVTQIGLLSQDIHRLTTLLSQDQLLNDSRLAAPSSEDWR, from the exons TCAGTTCTGAATGTGATCAGTGAGCTGCAGGAGCAGATGTGTAGGCTGCAGCTGGACATCCACAGGCAGATCCAAGAGCGCCTCTCCCTCGGTAGGGGCGACCCTGAGGAGGTGGCGGCCGGTGACGGTGCGGCCCAGCCCCCGCCCTGCAGCCAGGACGGTGCCTGTTGGGAGGGGTCACCT GAGTTACTGCAAGAGCTCAGGCACCTCAAAATCAAGGTGGAAGAGCTGGAGAATGAACGGAATCAGTATGAGTGGAAGCTGAAGGCCACTAAG GCTGAGGTAGCCCAGCTGCAAGAGCAGGTGGCCCTGAAGGATGCAGAAATTGAGCGTCTGCACAGCCAGCTCTCCCGGACTGCAGCTCTCCACAATGACCATGCAGAGAAAG ACCAAGAAATCCAGCGTCTGAAAATGGGGATGGAAACTTTGCTTGTGGCCAATGAAGATAAG GACCGTCGGATAGAGGAGCTCACGGGGCTGCTAAACCAGTACCGAAGGGTGAAGGAGATGATGATGGCAACTCAAG GGCCCTCAGAAAGAACTCTCTCAAGCAATGAAGAAGAACTCGAGGGAAGTTTCAGAAAGTGGAGCACTGCAAATAAAGGCCCCGAAGAATTATTTAAACCAGAG ATGCCTCCAAGATGTAGCTCTCCCACCATGGGGCCACCTCCACTACCGCAGAAATCACTGGAAACCAG agCTCAGAAAAAACTCTCCTGTAGTCTAGAAGACCTGAGAAGTGAATCTGTGGACAAG TGTGTCAACGGGAACCAGATCTCCCCAGTGGTAGAACCCAAG GACAGCCCTTTCCTGGTGGAGCACAAATACCCCACGTTACCTGGGAAGCTTTCTGGAGCCACGCCCAATGGAGAGGCTGCCAGGTCCACTCCCACTGCCTCCCAGCCGGACCCTGCAGGGAGCAGCCTGCTGAGGCTGA ATCGTGGCCGGAGTGTCAGTGCCCCCGTATTAG GAGACACAGAAAGTGGTTGGGACGACACTGCCGTGGTCAACGACCTGTCCTCCACGTCATCGGGCACTGACTCAAGCCCCCAGTCTCCCCTAACGCCAGATGGTAAACGGAGCCCCAAAGGCATCAGGAAGTTCTGGGGAAA AATCCGAAGAACTCAGTCCGGGAACTTCAACACTGATGCCCCGGGGATGGCAGAGTTTCGACGAGGTGGGCTCCGGGCCACTGCAGGGCCTAGGCTCTCTAGGACCAGAGACTCCAAAGGCCAGAAAAG TGATGCCAGTGCCCCTTTTGCCCAGTGGAGCACAGAGCGCGTGTGTGCATGGCTGGAGGACTTCGGGCTGGGTCAGTACGTGATCTTTGCCAGGCAGTGGGTGACTTCTGGCCACACTTTGCTGTCAGCTACCCCTCAGGACATGGAAAAG GAGTTAGGAATTAAGCAACCTCTGCACAGGAAGAAGCTGATTTTAGCTGTGAAAGCCATCAACACCAAGCAGGAGGAGAAGTCTGCGCTGCTGGACCACATCTGGGTGACAC GCTGGCTTGATGATATTGGCTTACCGCAGTACAAAGACCAATTTCATGAGTCCAGAGTCGATGGGCGAATGCTGCAGTACCTAACTGTG AATGATCTCCTCTTCTTAAAAGTCACCAGCCAACTACATCATCTCAGCATCAAATGTGCCATTCACGTGCTACATGTCAACAAGTTCAACCCCCACTGCCTCCACCGGCGGCCAGCTGATGAG AGTAACCTTTCTCCTTCAGAAGTTGTGCAGTGGTCCAACCACAGGGTGATGGAGTGGTTGCGATCCGTGGACCTGGCGGAGTACGCGCCCAACCTTCGTGGGAGTGGTGTCCATGGAGGCCTCATT ATTCTGGAGCCACGCTTCACCGGGGACACCCTAGCTATGCTTCTCAATATTCCACCACAAAAGACGCTCCTCAGACGCCACCTAACCACCAAATTCAATGCCCTGATTGGTCCTGAGGCTGAACAGGAAAAGCGAGAGAAAATGGCCTCACCCGCTTACACACCCCTGACCACCACAGCCAAAGTCCGG CCAAAGAAACTAGGATTTTCACATTttggaaatataagaaaaaagaaattcgaTGAATCGACGGACTACATTTGCCCCATGGAGCCCAGTGACAGTACTGGTGACAGTCACAGGATCTACAGTGGCTACCGGGGCCATAGCCCCCTTGATGCCCCTGAACTGGATGGGCTGGACCAG atggcacCTTCGGAAGGCACCGTGACGCAGATAGGGCTCCTCTCCCAAGACATTCACCGCCTCACG ACCCTGCTGAGCCAGGACCAGCTGCTGAATGACTCTCGCCTGGCCGCGCCCAGCTCGGAGGACTGGAGATGA
- the PPFIBP2 gene encoding liprin-beta-2 isoform X8, which translates to MLQQELLSRTSLETQKLDLMTEVSELKLKLVGMEKEQREQEEKQRKAESVLNVISELQEQMCRLQLDIHRQIQERLSLGRGDPEEVAAGDGAAQPPPCSQDGACWEGSPELLQELRHLKIKVEELENERNQYEWKLKATKAEVAQLQEQVALKDAEIERLHSQLSRTAALHNDHAEKDQEIQRLKMGMETLLVANEDKDRRIEELTGLLNQYRRVKEMMMATQGPSERTLSSNEEELEGSFRKWSTANKGPEELFKPEMPPRCSSPTMGPPPLPQKSLETRAQKKLSCSLEDLRSESVDKCVNGNQISPVVEPKDSPFLVEHKYPTLPGKLSGATPNGEAARSTPTASQPDPAGSSLLRLNRGRSVSAPVLGDTESGWDDTAVVNDLSSTSSGTDSSPQSPLTPDGKRSPKGIRKFWGKIRRTQSGNFNTDAPGMAEFRRGGLRATAGPRLSRTRDSKGQKSDASAPFAQWSTERVCAWLEDFGLGQYVIFARQWVTSGHTLLSATPQDMEKELGIKQPLHRKKLILAVKAINTKQEEKSALLDHIWVTRWLDDIGLPQYKDQFHESRVDGRMLQYLTVNDLLFLKVTSQLHHLSIKCAIHVLHVNKFNPHCLHRRPADESNLSPSEVVQWSNHRVMEWLRSVDLAEYAPNLRGSGVHGGLIILEPRFTGDTLAMLLNIPPQKTLLRRHLTTKFNALIGPEAEQEKREKMASPAYTPLTTTAKVRPKKLGFSHFGNIRKKKFDESTDYICPMEPSDSTGDSHRIYSGYRGHSPLDAPELDGLDQMAPSEGTVTQIGLLSQDIHRLTTLLSQDQLLNDSRLAAPSSEDWR; encoded by the exons TCAGTTCTGAATGTGATCAGTGAGCTGCAGGAGCAGATGTGTAGGCTGCAGCTGGACATCCACAGGCAGATCCAAGAGCGCCTCTCCCTCGGTAGGGGCGACCCTGAGGAGGTGGCGGCCGGTGACGGTGCGGCCCAGCCCCCGCCCTGCAGCCAGGACGGTGCCTGTTGGGAGGGGTCACCT GAGTTACTGCAAGAGCTCAGGCACCTCAAAATCAAGGTGGAAGAGCTGGAGAATGAACGGAATCAGTATGAGTGGAAGCTGAAGGCCACTAAG GCTGAGGTAGCCCAGCTGCAAGAGCAGGTGGCCCTGAAGGATGCAGAAATTGAGCGTCTGCACAGCCAGCTCTCCCGGACTGCAGCTCTCCACAATGACCATGCAGAGAAAG ACCAAGAAATCCAGCGTCTGAAAATGGGGATGGAAACTTTGCTTGTGGCCAATGAAGATAAG GACCGTCGGATAGAGGAGCTCACGGGGCTGCTAAACCAGTACCGAAGGGTGAAGGAGATGATGATGGCAACTCAAG GGCCCTCAGAAAGAACTCTCTCAAGCAATGAAGAAGAACTCGAGGGAAGTTTCAGAAAGTGGAGCACTGCAAATAAAGGCCCCGAAGAATTATTTAAACCAGAG ATGCCTCCAAGATGTAGCTCTCCCACCATGGGGCCACCTCCACTACCGCAGAAATCACTGGAAACCAG agCTCAGAAAAAACTCTCCTGTAGTCTAGAAGACCTGAGAAGTGAATCTGTGGACAAG TGTGTCAACGGGAACCAGATCTCCCCAGTGGTAGAACCCAAG GACAGCCCTTTCCTGGTGGAGCACAAATACCCCACGTTACCTGGGAAGCTTTCTGGAGCCACGCCCAATGGAGAGGCTGCCAGGTCCACTCCCACTGCCTCCCAGCCGGACCCTGCAGGGAGCAGCCTGCTGAGGCTGA ATCGTGGCCGGAGTGTCAGTGCCCCCGTATTAG GAGACACAGAAAGTGGTTGGGACGACACTGCCGTGGTCAACGACCTGTCCTCCACGTCATCGGGCACTGACTCAAGCCCCCAGTCTCCCCTAACGCCAGATGGTAAACGGAGCCCCAAAGGCATCAGGAAGTTCTGGGGAAA AATCCGAAGAACTCAGTCCGGGAACTTCAACACTGATGCCCCGGGGATGGCAGAGTTTCGACGAGGTGGGCTCCGGGCCACTGCAGGGCCTAGGCTCTCTAGGACCAGAGACTCCAAAGGCCAGAAAAG TGATGCCAGTGCCCCTTTTGCCCAGTGGAGCACAGAGCGCGTGTGTGCATGGCTGGAGGACTTCGGGCTGGGTCAGTACGTGATCTTTGCCAGGCAGTGGGTGACTTCTGGCCACACTTTGCTGTCAGCTACCCCTCAGGACATGGAAAAG GAGTTAGGAATTAAGCAACCTCTGCACAGGAAGAAGCTGATTTTAGCTGTGAAAGCCATCAACACCAAGCAGGAGGAGAAGTCTGCGCTGCTGGACCACATCTGGGTGACAC GCTGGCTTGATGATATTGGCTTACCGCAGTACAAAGACCAATTTCATGAGTCCAGAGTCGATGGGCGAATGCTGCAGTACCTAACTGTG AATGATCTCCTCTTCTTAAAAGTCACCAGCCAACTACATCATCTCAGCATCAAATGTGCCATTCACGTGCTACATGTCAACAAGTTCAACCCCCACTGCCTCCACCGGCGGCCAGCTGATGAG AGTAACCTTTCTCCTTCAGAAGTTGTGCAGTGGTCCAACCACAGGGTGATGGAGTGGTTGCGATCCGTGGACCTGGCGGAGTACGCGCCCAACCTTCGTGGGAGTGGTGTCCATGGAGGCCTCATT ATTCTGGAGCCACGCTTCACCGGGGACACCCTAGCTATGCTTCTCAATATTCCACCACAAAAGACGCTCCTCAGACGCCACCTAACCACCAAATTCAATGCCCTGATTGGTCCTGAGGCTGAACAGGAAAAGCGAGAGAAAATGGCCTCACCCGCTTACACACCCCTGACCACCACAGCCAAAGTCCGG CCAAAGAAACTAGGATTTTCACATTttggaaatataagaaaaaagaaattcgaTGAATCGACGGACTACATTTGCCCCATGGAGCCCAGTGACAGTACTGGTGACAGTCACAGGATCTACAGTGGCTACCGGGGCCATAGCCCCCTTGATGCCCCTGAACTGGATGGGCTGGACCAG atggcacCTTCGGAAGGCACCGTGACGCAGATAGGGCTCCTCTCCCAAGACATTCACCGCCTCACG ACCCTGCTGAGCCAGGACCAGCTGCTGAATGACTCTCGCCTGGCCGCGCCCAGCTCGGAGGACTGGAGATGA